CTAGGCTCTCAGTGAAACCACAGTGGTGCCCTAGTACCTCTCTGTGGCCGGAATGGTAGGCACAGGAAGCCCCGGGGACCGGCGCGGACCTTACTTTGTATGCGTTAAGGATCTGCAGGGTGTTTCCGGATACCAGCTTCAGCTGGATCAGTTCTTGATTCCTTGCTTCAACTGTCTCTAAAAACTGAGCATTCTCGATCTTCAGCTGCTGAAAGTCAACGTCGTGGAGGGCCTCTCCCACCTCTTCCTTCTACAGCTCAGAGAGAAGAAACGATGTGAGGTTGTGACTTCTGAATGTATGGCTTGCACCTTGCAATTCCTAGCGAGCTTTTGGAAGTCAGtcatcattcagtcattcaacaaacttgGACTGGGGATCTGCTTGGTGCCAGGCATGGTGTTAGGCACCAGGGATAGAGATCTGAGTAAATATGATACTCCCATACTCAGTGACAGTTCACAGACAGGTCATAGCATGGTGTAGTGGGACACACAGGGGCAGAGGGCAAACAGAAGCCCCTCAGCCAGGCCAGAAGAGAATGGAAGGCTGGGTCAGGGGAGGCTTTCCCCAGGAAGTGGTGCCTAAACAGGCCTGTGTAGGAAGAAAGAccatttaaaagttgtttttaaccTGGAAAACCCAGGACAAGCAGCCCATAAACACCCTTCCTTTGAACCCATGACATTTCTGCATGGGGGGGGTGTCTCAGTGTACTGGGTTCGCTCTCCAGCCCTGGTCCCACCTTACCTGCCCCACCAGGTCTGTGCCATCTTACATTTGTGGTACACAAGAGCCAAACTCAGGACTGTTCCCCATCCCCACGTGCTACTCACGCTGTACTACCTCTTAGAAGgcatctccttccctttcccccaaaacaacagaacaaTTTCCTTAAGCCCCAACTGACCCACCCTCTAGCTCAAATGTTCCCAACCCACCTTCCACACCAGAGGGTAATCCCTCCCTCCACGCAGCCTCCTGAGGCTGTGGATCCTGGTCCCGGTCGCTGTTTCCTCTGTATGGCAGTTATGCGTCCATGCCTTTTCTCACCATCACCACTCCCTGCTAGCCTGTGAGCCTGCGAGGGCAGGACCACATCAGTGTCATCTCTGTGTAGCAATGGCTTTTAGGTTAAAGGTCATCCATCTGCTTCCCCTCTCACGCTTCGGGATGCCTGAGCTTGCATGAAGCCCAGAGAACTAGGAACTCAGTATCAGGAGGCAGCTCAGCTGGGGCCACGTTCTTTCTTACGCTGAACTCAACTCTCCTCGGCTGACACTTTCACCCCAACCCAGCTCCACCCTGGGGGCCCTCCCAAGCAGTATGTTCTCTTCCCCGCAGCGGCCAGAGCACTTGGAGACAGCAGCCATGGCTCTTGTGGGCTCCTCCTCCTTGGCCCCGTCAGTTGCAGGTCCTCTGACATGCTTTCTCTCCCCTTGCTCTCCATTCCCTCTCCTACGTGGACTCTAGTTTACAGATTCTTTCAAGTGTGGCACTCTCCCTGAGACACAGTGCTCCAGGTGGGCTACTCAGAACAGAGTGCAGTGAGACCACCCTTTTTTGGAGGGCACTGTGGAGTGCAGCCTAGGCTGCAGCACCGCCCCCAGCTGAGCGGACTTTATCAGCTTCTCCATGACTAAGCCACCCAGCACCTGTGCAGATATTTGGGGGGATCAAAGTGGAGGACCTTACGTTTGTCCTTAGTCACTTCGTGTGTTAAAGTTGTCCCAGCCTGTTGAGCCTTTGGGATCCCAAGTCAATCAAGCAATAATTCCCAGACATCTTAATTCTCCTGCCCAAGTCTGTGTCACTGTCAGTGGCCACCTCTGATGCACATGCCATCAGCACCCATATAATGagtcaataacaaaaatattgaGCTAAGAGGATGGAGCTATGTAACCACATTCTAGAGGCCCTGCGCCATGTCTGCCTCACCGCCTTTCATCAGGAGCCTTTAAGGTCAGCTTGTTCAAAGACTTACCAAGGCATACTACTAACTGTGCCACCCAGGCCACATTCCCCAAAAGGGTCAATAAGTATGTCATGAGGGGTCTTTTAAATTCAAGCCAACTCCATCTACAGATTTGCCAGCACAGAAACTGTATTagcttcctgttgctgctgtaacaaatgaccacaaattcaagggtttaaaacaacataaatgtattatcttataGCTCATGAGGTCAGAAGTCCGAAATGGTTCTTTGgactaagatcaaggtgttggcagggctgcattccttctggaggctcaagaggagaatctgtttccttgccctttccagcttctgcAGGTAGCCTGCATCCTTTGTTCATAATCCCTTCCTCTACCTTAAAAGTGCATCACTCTGATCTCTGCTTCCATTACCACATCTTCTCTGACTCTcattctcctgcctccctctcatcaggacccttgtgattgattacattggacccactCAGATAATGTatgataatctccccatctcaagatccttgacttaatcacacctgcacgATCTTTATGCCACATAAGGTAACAGACTCCAGGaattaggacgtggacatctttgggaagaCGTTGTTCTACCCACCACagtaaccttaaaaaaaagaaagacaaagccaCATACCTGCCTCAATtgtaaaagcatttttttcctctggactTTGAGAAAGACATTTTTCAAACATAATTTATCCTTCATATTatcctaaaaaacaaaagcaaattttaatCCATTGCTCGTCTCCTTCCCTGTTGGTTTGAAAAGTTGGCAGGTCTGGGGCTGCAAAACTAAACCTTGAGCCCTAACATTCAGTCAcctatttttaagtcttttatggCTACTCAAGCTGGTGTTGCTATGGTATTTTACTCATGACCAAGAAGCAGAGGAAACTGGGTCTGCTCCATACaaattttctattgattttaaATTCAAGATAACTTGGGTATATCTTTAGGTATAGGGGCCTTTACTGACAAAATGATTTATGATTTTTTGGTCTATTATTCTCTTGgtaatttacataatttttattatatataacatgtTACAGTTAGTGACTCTACCTATCTCCAGGATCCAAAGTTTGATATGCTACAAAACCTTTGGAAGAGAAGGAGCATTTTATGTCACATTCTTACAATAATGGAACTCAAAGAAATTAAGATTTACTTGTCGCATGCCATGTAGTCACCTGACTAGATAGACTCACACCTTTCTCAAGATAACATCAGATCTtgaaacaaacagcaaaatacagtaagtcccctacatacaaacgagttccattccgagagcgtGGTCATAAGTCCAAtctgtttgtaagtccaacaaagttagcctaggtacccaaccaACACAATCAgctgtatagtactgtactgtaggTTTATAAcgcatgttcacatctttgaaagttcgcaacttgaaggttcgtatgtaggggacttacatACGGTCTGAGATACTATGAATATTCATCCTGCCTGATTGATTTTAGACTTGATAAACTTGCATTTTAAGACACACATGCTGTGAGGGACACAAAAAATCTGCATATGTGGGCAGCATTTACGGTGGACCAAATGGAGTGGGGCTGCCTCACGTGGGCCACATCTGTGTCATCGTTCTACGAATCTATTTCCCCTTCTAAGCTCTAACCTCCTGCCCACTCACCCTCCGGCGGTTCATGTCCTCAATGTACTTCATCACTTTCTGAGTGGCCAAAATACTCCCTTTCTTCTTGGATATGgtctttagaatatttttttcaaactcaTGCACTTCTCTCTGAACTTCGGTCCACCGAATTTCAGCTTCCTCAACGATAGCCTGGGGGAGCCAGCACAAAGAGAGAACAGTTTACAAAATTTCTCAAGGATACAGCCGTCTAAGGACACCTAGACGTATTGGGTGACCTATTTGTGTCCCAATGCATAACGTTTCTTCTTAGTCTTCGAAAGATATCCTTAAGATACAAATTGGACAATAcgaatattattatttaaaagcaTGCCTCAAAAAAGTTATAGTCTCGATATAAAggggaagaacaaacaaaaacagggccttgggacttccctgctggtgcagtggttaagaatccgcctgccaatgcaggggacacgggttcgagccttggctcgggaagatcccacatgccacagagcaactaagcccatgtgccacaactactgagcctgcgctctagagcccgcaagtcacaactactgagccctcgtgccacaactactgaagcccgcacacctagagcccatgctccgcaacaggagaagccaccgcaatgagaagcccgcgcaccgcaacgaagagtagcccccgctcgccgcaaccagagaaagcccgcgagcagcaacgaagacccaacgcagccaaacataaataaattaagaaaaaaaaaaaaaaaaaagaggtcatgagggtggatttaaaaaacaaaaaacaaaaagaaacagggcCTTGAGTATCTCCAGAAATATGTGTTTCCATATCTGaagcattatttattcattaaaaattataacattaatatcatatcatatatataaaaaatatctgGAAGGCTATAGGCCAAAACATTAACCACAGTCATATCTGGAAAGATGGATTAGTGGGGAGGCAAAGAAGcactctgtaattttaaaaatgatgctaTAAAtgaatctatgtattgatatggaAAGACATTATTAAGTGAAAAGTATAGTTTACAAAATAATATACCTTTTTACAAAGAAATTCATACAcacatagaaaataatataaattctaGGAGAAAAATACAAGAGCCAAATACAAGTCTTAGGTGGTAAGACTGTGGATGTTTTCAAATGTTCCCCTTTTAGCTTACCTGTATGTTTAAATTTTGCTACAACAGAGATTGTCTTTAAATAAGAAAGCACAAACACACATAagttattttaaagaacaaaatgaagaGCTGCAGAGCAAATCATCCTTGTTCAGGCTTTTTCACTGGGCACCAAGGAGCAAAAGCAGCTTCCTTCTCCGGCCGGCGTGtggccccagcctcctccctccccatcatCTTCACAGGCCAGAACATGCATCCACCTTAAATGCCGCTTCCTATGCATCGCTCTTCTGCTCAGTTATCCTCACTGGGGTCCTGATCTCTAAGACATCAAAGAGAAGCCCCTCTGCTTGGTTTTCAAGGTCTCACAGCCCTACTCGACCTGATTTCCTACCATAGCCCCCAAAGCGCCATCTTCTCTACTCACACCAGCCTCCTCAAGGTCCTGACTTGCCATGTTCATTCCTACCGCCACTTCCTTGTTCATGTCATTCACCTTACCTAGGGTGCCCTTGTCTTCCTATTCCTTAAACAAATGCCACCATTCTTCAAGGCCACGCCAAGTCCTAtgtccagccccacctcctcaaCACAGTCTTCTTTGACCACTCTAGCCCACACCGTGATGTTTAATCACACAGTCTAGCATGTCAGGACAAAGCTACCACATCCTGACCTCCTTTAACATGTTAGAATTCAACGATGCATGtttgggaagagaaagaaggagagaggggaaagggaaggagggagggagagagggagagagggaaagaaggataGGTTTATGCAGTACAGATGATTCTATCAATGGAGACATGAGTCCACTGATCCACCTCTTTCAAGGAAATGAGTGTGATTCTGTGTGTGCCTccaattagaaatggaaaaatttagaaacagaacagaaatatCTATTTTTCATACAACATGGCTATCAAATGCAAGCCAACAACTTCATCCCATGGGCAACCAAGTTAACAGCGATGTTTCTTCTCTGGAGGAAAACTGATTGCAGTGGTCTCCAAAAAGACATGAACCATGGTCATGGACGCTGCATATGGAGGGTGACAAGGGATTTTTCACCCAACTCACTGACTTAAACCTCCAGCCCCTTGTATTAGTAAggaattattataaatttttaaggGCATTTATGGTTTTTATggttatgggttttttttaaagaatccataTCTTAGAGacatatattgaaatatttacagataaatgATATGTTTAAGATTCACTTCATAATAGCCCAGTGGCCTATTACGAGGGGGAAGCTGGTAGGGATATGGAGGGAACAAGAGTGGCCATGCATTGATGACTGTTACGTGTGGGTGTTGAATACATAAGGGTTCACTGTGCTAGCTTCTCtacatttgtgtattttgaaatttttcatcttaaagAGTTTAAAATTTGATATCTCCTCAAGCAGGTGGTAAGTTCCTTAAAGGTAGGTCCTCAATTTATCTTATCCTACTTGTATTTCTCTCAAAGCACCAACACTTATATGAACATATTACAGGTACTTCTTGCTGAGGCGGAAACGGGGAGCCCAGGGAGGACAGCCTACAGGAAGGTATACCTCGTGATGCTGCAGGTCCCTCTCGGCGTTTGCCCTTATGTGCCTTATTTCACTCTTTGTGTCGTCCAGCTCTTTTTGCACAAGCTTGAATTTTTGGTCCACGCTGAGGCCTGTTACACGTTCTAGACTTGTGCGGGATTTGGATCTACGCCTGCCTCGTAACTGTTAACACAAGAATAACAAAGCCACTGTCAAATAGGAATTGGCAATAAAGCAGCCTAAGGTGGGCATCAAAACGACCACTCAGGCCTGCTAGAAAACACTCTGAATGACATCCAGAGAGAACCAATTCAACGTGAAAGGATTCTGGATATTAGGCCTGAGGTGATGTTCATTTCACAAGTCAACCTAAGCCACCGTGCCAAATACTTCAAAGGCCTATGCTTGACAATgaactgaaaataaatgagggaAAGTGTCTTGAGGGTGGGAAAACCGTGAACCTGCTATAGACTAGCACTCAAGTCAGTGTCAGGGAAAGCCTGGAGCTCAGTGCTGCCCAAACTGAACACAGAAGAGAAATTGCATCAGGGGCCACGGTGTtcagcaaaaaccaaaaagacaagaatttTGGATTTCCTAGGCATTGAAGCCAAAGGTCAAAAGCAGGTGGCCCAGGGAATGTGTGGACCTGAAGATGACATTGTTTGGCCCTCAAAAAAACAGACCTATAcacagttttaaattaaaaagaaattaattacccACATTTGAAAATCAGAGGCTTCTACCAAAATAATccagatttccagcttctcttgaaaaatcagctGCTCTGGCAATACCAGGTTGTCTGGCTGGCCCTTTTAGATGAGGGAGGAACTCTCCAGTGCCCACACCAGGCCCATCTTCACTCCTGTATGTGGCTGGCCAGGCCTTGTACACGTTTGGGTCCCCAAAATGAAGGGAGTTATTTCAAATTAACTAAGATATTCTGTGAGAGTCAATCCACTGTGAGTTGAACCTGGTTCCCTTCATACTCATTTGAAAGAGAAACcttggaggggaaggaagaatcAAAAGTAGAACAGTGAGAAAGTCATATGCCACTTGGCCAAGAGGGAACACCAAAAATGGATAACAAAGACCACTTGCATCTAAAGGgacaaacagaataaaagaatTCTTAGATCTCTCTTGCATACCTGCGCAATTTCTGCTcctgatattttcatttctgataatcGTGGAGGTCGCTGGTCCCTGGGCTCCaatttattgtaatatttttcaaacatctcGGTCTCAGTTTTGAGAGCAGAGTTTCCGTAGCTGCAAGACAGAGGATGCCTAAGTAAGTTCCACCAATAGGAGTTTAAACCCCAAATAACTAGTATTTAACACTTACTAGCTTTGTATGACCTTCTGCAAGATATTTAACCTCTtggtgcctcactttcctcatctgtaaaatgggaataataacagcacCTATCATTGAGGGTTGTGATAAGAAATGCAAAGACTTTgggacagtgtctggcacacagtaaatgcaaTTTAagtattctatatattttttaaatacatctaaGGAGCCACAAAATTCAGAGCACTGGGATTACAGGCATACCTTAGGGATATtccaggttcagttccagaccacctcaacaaagcaaatattgcaataaagtgagtcatataaagtttttggttttccagtgcatataaagttatgtttatattatattgtagtttactaagtgtgcaatagcattatgtctaaaaaaaatacataccttactttaaaaatactttattgctaaaaaaatgctaaccatcatctgagccttcagtgagtcataatccttttgcaatagtaacataaaaaatcactgatcacacatcaccatagcaaatataataataatgaaaaagtttgaaatattgcaagaattaccaaaatgtgacagagacacgaagtgagcaaatgctgttggaaaaagtggcatcaatagacttgctcaatgcagggatgccacaaaccttcattttgtaaaaaacacagtatctgcaaagtgcagtaaagcaaaatgcaataaaatgagacatgcctatatattttaaattgctacAAGTTTCTTCTTCAAGTATCTTCTAACCCATTTGTGAGTTTCCTTCTGAATTACTACTGAATTCTTGAAATTACACACATCCACAATCTTCAGAGGTTGTTcctttggtttatatttctcagCTCTTTCATTTCCAGCACGCAGTGGATGAAGTATCCACTAGAAGTCTATTATAAATGGTGGAAAAGCTTTGAATAGATGGTTTTTAAACAACTAGAGATAATAAACCTAGCTTATTCTGTATATGCCAAGACTATGACCCTTTTAACTTATATAACATACATGTATGTTCTATATGAGTGTGtataatacacacatatgtatgtaaatgtatatatgagAGAGAACAGCTCtgatatttgcatacattattgAGCTGAATATCTGTTTATTGAGCTGAAAATCCTGTTTGGCTGAATTTTAAGATTAGTGGGAAAGGCTCAACAGAAAAGCCCAATATATCAAAGCATCTTTCTTTTTCAGcatatgtcatgttcccagtgtaGGCTGGGGAGTTACACCTGAGTCTTAATCTTAGCACTaccactgactagctgtgtgactgtagGAAAGTGACTTAACTTTTGGGTCTGTTTCCTCACCAACTTTCTAGGGTTATGTGCCATTCTATAAGGTCATATATGCAAAAtacttggcacataataagcactcaaaagATTGTAGCTATTTTAGCAATAATACCTCAATTCTGAcctaaactatttaaaaatatattgaagtaaCACCTATTCAGCTGCCAGGCCAGGATATTCTGTATGAGACCAGTAAGTTGTACAATTAACCTCAACTACATCATGGAATCTTGACATCCAATTTACTTGCTATAGT
This region of Balaenoptera acutorostrata chromosome 19, mBalAcu1.1, whole genome shotgun sequence genomic DNA includes:
- the CCDC113 gene encoding coiled-coil domain-containing protein 113 isoform X2 → MTDEDSETSASEAQAQDESELPVIQLCGLVEELSYGNSALKTETEMFEKYYNKLEPRDQRPPRLSEMKISGAEIAQLRGRRRSKSRTSLERVTGLSVDQKFKLVQKELDDTKSEIRHIRANAERDLQHHEAIVEEAEIRWTEVQREVHEFEKNILKTISKKKGSILATQKVMKYIEDMNRRRDNMKDKLCLKNVFLKVQRKKMLLQLRQKEEVGEALHDVDFQQLKIENAQFLETVEARNQELIQLKLVSGNTLQILNAYKSKLHRAMEMSLNLDKEFLLRKELLEKVEKETLQVEEPSSTEVKCYFHHIISREHPVNKTFHC
- the CCDC113 gene encoding coiled-coil domain-containing protein 113 isoform X1; this encodes MTDEDSETSASEAQAQDESELPVIQLCGLVEELSYGNSALKTETEMFEKYYNKLEPRDQRPPRLSEMKISGAEIAQLRGRRRSKSRTSLERVTGLSVDQKFKLVQKELDDTKSEIRHIRANAERDLQHHEAIVEEAEIRWTEVQREVHEFEKNILKTISKKKGSILATQKVMKYIEDMNRRRDNMKDKLCLKNVFLKVQRKKMLLQLRQKEEVGEALHDVDFQQLKIENAQFLETVEARNQELIQLKLVSGNTLQILNAYKSKLHRAMEMSLNLDKEFLLRKELLEKVEKETLQVEEDRAKAMALNKQLRKQLSEFRAPQVMMYVREKIRNRDLEKTIRMWERKVEIAEMSLKGYRKAWNKMKITNEQLQAICPAGK